In Rhodopirellula sp. P2, the DNA window GGGCGGACCGCTGAAATCGGTCAGAAGATCTTTGAACAAGCCACCTGCGCGAGCTGCCACCAGGTCGCGGGCAAGGGCGGACAAATCGGCCCGGCACTTGACGAGGTCGTGACAAAATGGAAAGGCGATTCGCGTGAGGTGCTCACAGAGATCCTGCACCCGTCGGACCGCATCGACGACAAGTACGCGATGCACTTGGTGCTGACCGCGGACGGACAAACCTTCTCGGGTCTGCTGGTCGAAGAAACCGACGATGTCGTGAAGCTGTTGGCCAACGCAGAGGCCAAGGAACCGACCGTGATTGAACAGGACGAGATCGAGCAAATGGTCAAGACATCGACTTCGATGATGCCCAAGGCTTTGCTGGATCAGTACACCGAAGACGAGATCTTCGAGCTGCTGAATTACATCCTCAGCCATCAAAGGTGATGTCGGTTGGTGCCCTGATGAGGGGCATTGCCAACGCTAGTCTTGTCCCCAGGCTCCGCCTGGGAACACACTGCAGAAGAGGCTCCTGCCTCACGGTCCGGCATGCGGCAGGCAGAGCCTGCAAGACATCGCGTTCCCAGGCAGAGCCGGGGAACGAGTGAGTGAAAAGCTTGTCCCCAGGCTCCGCCTGGGAACACACTGCAGAAGAGGCTCCTGCCTCACGGTCCGGCATGCGGCAGGCAGAGCCTGCAAGACATCGCGTTCCCAGGCGGGAGCCTGGGAACGAGTGGACGAAAAGCTTGTCCCCAGGCTCCGCCTGGGAACACACTGCTGAAGAGGCTCCTGCCTCACGATCCGCCAAACGGCAGGCAGAGCCTGCAAGACATTGTGTTCCCAGGCAGAGCCAGGGAACGAGTGGACGAAAAGCTTGTCCCCAGGCTCCGCCTGGGAACACACTGCTGAAGAGGCTCCCGCCTCACGATCCGCCATTCGGCAGGCAGAGCCTGCAAGACATTGCGTTCCCAGGCAGAGCCGGGGAACGAGTGAACGAAGAGCTTGTACCCAGGCTCCGCCTGGGAACACACTGCTGAAGAGGCTCCTGCCTCACGATCCGTCATTCGGCAGGCAGAGCCTGCAAGACATTGCGTTCCCAGGCGGGAGCCTGGGAACGAGTGGACGAGGAGCTTGTCCCCAGGCTCCGCCTGGGAACACACTGCTGCGGAGGCTCCCGCCTCACGATCCGCCATTCGGCAGGCAGAGCCTGCAAGACATCGCGTTCCCAGGCAGAGCCGGGGAACGAGTGAATCACCGACGGGAGGCTCAACGGGAACGTCGGTTTGGCTGTCGTTGCCGAGCGACACTGCGTGGGTTTGCCAGCGGTGCTGGTTCGCCGTAGACACGCTGATGGAACAACGCCAACGATCGCAAGGCGTGCCCCTTGGGCCCAATCGACCAATCGTTGTTGCGTCCCTTCAACATGGAATTGAGCAAGAACGTCACCGATCGCAACACCTCAGGTTCCAGCAACTTCTCGTCGGGCAAATGCGTGAGCAAGAACTCGACCATGTGCCCGGTCGTTTGAACCTTGCGATCCAGGTCGCCATTGTCTTGCCGCGACTCAAACCAATCGGTGCTCATCGAGCCATCGCGATTTTGCAATCGCAGGGTGTAGTCCACAAAGTCATCCAGGAATTGCTCGGCGCGAGCCCATTGGCCATCGATCGGTTGGCCTTCCAAGCGTCGTTTTCGCAACGCGTGAGCAAAGCCCATCAAACGGTGCGTGCCACCACAAGCCGATCCAACCACGGGTTGGTCGAGTTCCGCGGCGATCAAACGAGAGAAGTCCCAACGCTCGCCATCGGCACCGACCCAAGTCGTTTCCGTGTCCAAGTAGTGCGACAATCCAATCAAGCTGAACGTGAGTTCTTGGCCTTCTTCGCATGCGGCCGCTTCCGATTTGACCAAGTCCGCCACGCTGAACTTCTGGCCGTCCACATACAGCGGGTAATCACTGGGCACGCCCACCATGGCCAACACTGCCAACCACTGGGCTTGGTGACCTTGCAGTCCCACACCCTCGCGAGCCTTGATTTTCCCGCCTTCGATTTCCATCAGTCGCTGACCGCGGCAAACGTTGTTGCCGGCCATCCAAGCGATCGTGCTGTAGTCGCGTCCGCGAGCAATCAAACGAGTGTCAGGACCGAACACCATCACGGCATGCATCATGCCCCAGTTACTGCGTCCATCAGCCTGCTCGCGACGGCCGTAGTAGTGCTGCAGGCACTGAACGATCGGTTGCTGCATTCGCATCACGCCGGTGCTCAAGTTTGCCGCAGCACCCTTGCCACTGTGAGTCTTGGGACGCCCGGTGGCATCCAGCTGAGCCAAACTCAAACGCTGTTGTGCAGAGGCGTCGAGTGGTTCATCGTCCCGATCCAATTCCCCCGCATACAGGTCTTCCAGATCCGCTTCGCCCAGATCGTTGCCACGAATGTCTCGCAGACTCACGGATCCTGCTGGCGCGTCCTCGAGCGGCATCAGTCGATCGCGTTCCACCGCTTGCAGCGGAACACGCGACAACTCATCGGAATCTTTTTCATCGAAGATCCCCTCTTGGCGTTCGTTCACCCGTCGCGGCGAAGCAGATTCCAACGACATGCGGTCTTCACGTTCTTTGATCTGGGAACGATCCCGAGCCTCTTCACGGCGAAGTTGTTCCGCGATGCTTTCGTTCAGACGACGTTCCGTGTCATCCTTTTCCTTTTCAACCGACTCCAGCTTTGATTCCAGCGACTTCGGTTTCAAGGCTGACTTCGGTGGCGTCAACGAAGGTGGGGTTTCCAGCGACAGCTCTTTGCTTTGCAACCCACTTCCAATGGTTTCGCGAGTCGTCGTTGTTCCCGCGTCCTTGAGCGATGGCAATTCTTTGTGTGGCTCAGTCGGTTTCATCTCCGGCAAGGAATCGATTGCCGATCGCGTTTTCGGAATGCTGGGCGGAATCACATTGGCAGGAGCTTCCTGGGCCGGTTCCGCAGGCACCACTGTCGGTTCCACCAACTCGGGCTGGCTGGACTTCAAGGCCTGGAGCTGTTGAGTCAGCTCTTCGATCTTGCTGGTCAGTTCATCGACCTTTTGCGGCAAATCGCTGACGTCCTCGTCCATCTCCGATCCGAGGAACGAAGGCGCATTCAATGCCGGCAGGCTCGGAAGCGACTCTGCATTCGCAGGTGGAAGGGCTGGTGGTTGAATTGCGGGAACGGTTCGTTGCGGCAACGCTCCGCTGCCAATCGGAGCCATCGTGGTCGAAGGCACAGGGTCCCGAAGCGGCGAAACCTGGCTGACATTGCGCCGAGCGTTCCACTGTGTTGCATTGGGGTTGGGCTGCCCGTCCCACGTCGCGTCGGCATTTCGATCAGAAACCGATCGCGTTGGACGCGAATCAAATTCAGACGGCATCTTGGTCGGATCAAATGAATCCGGCACGTTGTCGGCCAACTGCTCTCGAGTGGGCCGTTCCAATTCCGCTTCGGCCGATTCGGGACCACGCAAGATCATCGACGGTTCGGTCTGAGTGAACAAAGGACCTTTCGGTTCCCAGGTCTTGCGGACACCGTTCAGCCGAGCATCTTCCCGAGTGACCATCCGCGGGGTCTGCACGATCTGCTCGGTGCCGTGGGCGTCCGCGTTGCCCAAGAACACCGGCGCCTCCACCGGAGAAGACGGAGCAAGCTGGGGCGGCAGCAACTGGATCGCGGATCCGATGGGTCCGGATTGCGAGTTCCACGGACCGTTTTGTTCGCGAAATTGCAAATGTGATCGCGAGGGGTCGCTATTTTCGCGAACCACCACGGCGGAACCCGCGACGCGAGGCTCGATCGCGTCGCGATCGCTCGCATCATCGATCACCCCAAACGACTCCGCTGGCACTGCCAGCGTGGGCGCACCGAACTGAAGTTCGTCCGCTTGAACGGCCACGGTGGCGAGACACGAAGACGTCGACAAGCTTGTTGCAATCAACAAAGCGGCCAAACGTTGGCGTTTTTCTGACACAGTCAATTTTCTTCCGCGGTCGGTGACATCACGTTGGGTTCCTCCCGGAGCGCGGTCGCAGAGATCAAGCCTTCTGCAACGACACGACGGGTCTTAACGTGTGTATCGGTTATTCCGAACGAAAGGTTGACTGGAATGTCGGCGGTGAAACCGGAGTCGGCCTCCGCCGGGTGGCAAGGATCGTCAGACCAGCCAGCGTCAACGAAATACCAATCACCAACAACTTCGTCACCGGTTCCTCGAAAACAATCACCCCAGCGAGGCTGGCCATCGCAACCTGAGAAGCATTGATCAAGTGAACCGCCACGACGGGCAAGACCTTCAGTGCCGTTGAAATCGCAACAAACGCCGTGAAATTGAAAATCCCCGCCCAGATCATCGATTGCCACATCGGGGCCGGGATGTCGGCGATCGGCGACCATCCCGTTCTGACCGCAACAATGCCCGCCAAGGCCACCGTGCCTGAAACACCGCTGATCCACATCGCCATCGACGCCAACATCCCGCGTTTCATCGTGAAACGCATCGACGTGCTGAACACGGCGTAGGCCAACCCCGACGCCATCGCCCCCACCGCACCGACAATCGGCGAATGCAACCAATCCACCGGTTGGTTGGGCAGAACCTCCGACGAAGACTGCCATTCCACGGGATCCACCCCGCGGGACTGGGACAAGACAATCACGGCGATGATCAGCGTGCCAATCGAAACCAGTGTCCGTGGCCGAACCGGTTCCCTCAGCAACAAACGTCCCAGGATCGCACTGCCAATCAACAACGATCCCAGCGTGATCGGCACCGAGGCGGCCAAACCGATGCTGCCCAGCGCAACCTGGAACGCACCGTTGCCGATCACTTGCCCGATCAACGCGATCGGGATGAAAATCGGAATCCACTGGCGACTGGTCGCAATCGGACGCCCGCTGGCTTTGACGGCGGCCAAGTAAGGCGTCAGAACCAATACCGTTGGAGCCGCTTTGAACATCGAAACGATGAACGGATCGACTGAAATGGCGTTGCGAAGCGAGATGTTCGCCAACGTGTACAACACCGCCGAAGCGATTCCCGCCACGATGCCGAAGCCAATGCCCGGCGATATCATCCCCTCCCCCAAACGCCGCCACCAAGCCGCCTGAATCTTCGCGTTGACCTCCTTGCCTGCGAACTCGTTCTGATCGAACGATGAATCAGAACTCATAAGGCATCCGAGCAACGAAAGGGGAGGAAGCGGGACGGTTCAGAACACAATTTCAAACCAACGACCAAGCGGAAAACGATGGCACGCGAAACACACGACCGAGAAGACTTGCTGATCGAAGGAGTCAATTTGCCCGAGCGAGCTCGGCTGCGGCATGGTGCCAGTGGTCGAGAATGGGTGATCGGTTGGCGGACAGGCGGAGGGCCAGCGATCTACGACGGTCCCGATCGGGTCTACCAATTCAACGCGGACAATCAACTGCGACGAGTCTACCTGGAAGGCTGCAAACTGGCTGCCCAGGGTGGAAAGCTGTGTGAACTGAAGCGAGCTGAGCCCGCACCTGCCGACAACCGAATCCAGAAAGTCGGGCTGGTCTGGCAGCCAATTGCCTCAGCGAACCAGCAAAACGTCTTGCAGGAATGGGCCGCAACTCGCCAGCAACTTCTGGACGCATTGCAATCCACCCGTGAAAGAGATCTTCCAACCGGCACCACCGCTGACACGGGCCCCACCATCACAAACTCACCCCAGAACTCGCAAACACCCTCCTTTTCCTGGGAATCAGTCGGGATCGCCCCCGAGATCATGCTTGAACGCTCCCACGGGTGGTTGGTATCTATCACTGACAATCCCGAAATCGCCGCCCAGCCCAATGCCTAGGGACATCCATTCTTCCCATCTTTTCCAAATCCACCCACTCCGTCGCTTGCAATGGTGTATGCTTGGAAGAATAATACCACCTGATGAAAGATTCCTTTCGGCCTGCAAGAAATCTTGCAACTGCTGCTTGGATTCATCCTCGGCACATTCTTCCCCACAGCGCCCACCCAGTGACCACCGACAAGCGTCGAGATCGATTGCGTGATTTGGTTCAAGACCGCGGTTTCGCGGCTTTGGGCGAACTGGCGTCGCAATTGTCGGTCAGCGAATCGACGATCCGTCGCGATTTGGAAATGCTGGAAGAAGCCGGTTTGGCCCGTCGGACCCACGGCGGCGTTTACTGGACGGGCGATTCCGACACGATCAGCGTGTTCGAATCCCGCAATGATGATTCGTGGGCTGCCAAACAATCCATCGGCCGGGCTGCCTCCGAATTGATCGCCGATCACGACACGATTTTGCTGGACGGCGGCAGCACGGTTTATGAACTGGCCCGCTTGATCGTCCATCGACCGCTGCAAGTGGTCACGAATTCCCTGCCGGTCGCTCACCTGTTGTCGACCAGCGATTCGATTGACCTGGTCATGATTGGCGGCTGCGTACGCGGTCGAACTTCCGTCACGATCGGCCCACTCGCTGATTCGCAATTGGCAAACATCCACGTCACCACCGCTTTCCTGTCGGTCGCCGGCGTCTCGCCACGCGGCCTTTTCAACAGCGACATGATGCTGGTGGAAAGCGAAAAGGCGATGCTTGCATCGGCCGAACGAGGCATCGTGTTGGCCGATCACAGCAAGTTCGGAAAAACCAGTTTGAGCCGAATATGCGAATTGCACCAGATTGACACGGTTGTCACGGATGCCGGCCTGGATTCTGACGCGAAAGCGTGGCTGGAATCCGCTGGTGTCCAACTACGCTTGGCTCCGTCCCCGTTGACCCCGTCACCGCTGGACCAGTCACCGCCAAAGACTTCGGCGGCGGCTCCGGCCGCGCCCACATCGAACACCTCCCCCACCCATTCCTTGAACAACGCGAATCTCACATGAGCTTGGCTGTCGATCGTTCACGCATTGAATCCCTCGTTCGCAACGCGATCCGTCAATCGGGCCTGGCGTCTCCTGCCCCCTCGATTGCATCCGCCGGCCAACAGCCGCTCGGTTGGGTCGATGGCAAACCGAACTTGCGAGTCAGCATTTCAGCCCGCCACTGCCACTTGACCGACGAACACGTCGAGATCCTGTTCGGCCGCGGCAGCGTCTTGGAACCCGATAAAGATCTGTACCAGGACGGCTTCTATGCGGCCAAGCAAACCGTGATGGTCGTCGGACCTCGCAAACGGATGCTCCCCAGCGTTCGTGTGCTCGGCCCAACCCGTGGTGCCAGCCAAGTGGAACTGGCACTGACCGATTCGATCTCGTTGGGCATCAACGCCCCCGTTCGCCACAGCGGCAAAATCGACGGCACGCCCGGTTGTGTGTTGGTTGGTCCCGCCGGCAGCGTTCAGCTCGAACAGGGTGTCATTCGCGCCGCTCGCCACGTGCACATGAACTTTGCCGACGCCGAGTTCTACGGCGTTTCCAATGGCGACATGATGCAACTTTCCGTTCGCAGTCCTGACTGCAGCGTTTCATTTGAAGACGTTTTGGTTCGCGCCGACAAAGCCGCCAAGTTGGAAGTTCACATCGACACGGACGAAGGCAACGCTTGCAACTTGGATGCGGCCACCAGCGTTGAACTGAAAAAGTCCGGCTGTGCTTGCCAGCACTGATCGGCCTCCGCAAACCAAGACATGGGCCGGCATCCATTCGGTCCGATGATTGAAACGGTTGGCCCACCGCCAACTCCCCCCCCTTTGACGTTTTCCCCTTTCCTTTTAGGTATCTCAAAAGATGGCCAAAATCAGTGAAGCCCTCGGCATGATCGAAACCAAAGGTTTCGTTTCAGCAGTGGAGGCAACCGACGCAATGATGAAAGCCGCCAACGTTCAGTTCCTTGGTTGGGACAAGATCGGTGCTGGCTTGGCAACCGTGTTCGTCACCGGCGATGTCGCCGCTGTCAAAGCAGCCACCGATGCCGGTGCAGCAGCCGCCGGTCGGGTTGGCGAAGTCGTCAGCGTTCAAGTGATCCCACGCCCTCACGGCGACTTGGAAAAGATCCTGAAGTTGCCTTCGACCAGCAAAAAGTAGTCGAGAGACCGACTTGATTGTCACCTCGATTGTCTCCCTCCCATCAAAACGATTCACAGAGAAACTCAAATGAACGATGCCATTGGTTTGATTGAAACGAAGGGCCTCTTGCCGTTGGTCGAAGCCACCGACGCGATGGCCAAAGCCGCCAACGTCGCCGTTGTCAAACGCGTCGACCTCGGTGGTGGCTTGGTCACCACCGTCGTCAGTGGTGACGTCGGCAGCGTCCGCGCCGCCGTCGAAGCTGGCTCCGCCGCCGCCGCTCAAGTGGGCGAATTGGTCAGCAGCCACGTGATCGCTCGTCCAGCCGAAGGCTTGATGAACGCCTACTTCAATTGATCGCTGCCGTGTGATCCGGTTGCGAAGTTCACAACCAGGTTCCCACACGCTGCGTGAAACCTCTTTCACAAGGACCGTGATTCGATGTTGATCCTCGTTGCCAATCTGGGCTCCACCAGTTTCAAGTACAAGCTGCTGGACATGTCCGGTGACTTTGAATCTGCGAACGCCTCGCCGGATTCTCGCGTGCTCGCTCGCGGGGCCGTCGATCGCATTGGCGAACCCATCAGTCAATGCGAAGTGATTGTGACGCGATCGCATCAAGGCGAAACGTTTCGCGAAGAAACGCAGATGCCCGTGCCGGATCATGGGGTTGCCGTTCAAGCCTGCTTGGACCAACTGACCCATCCTGAGAACGGATGTTTGAAAGAGGCCAATGAAGTTGCCGCGATCGGTTTCAAAGCCGTTCACGGTGGACGCAAAAGTGGCACCTTCGTCGTCGACGACGAAGTGCTTGAAGCGATGGACGAGATGAGTGCCGCCGCGCCGGCGCACAACCCTCCGTACATCGCTGCGATGAAACTGTTACGTCAACGTTTTCCGGAGCTACCGTTGGTCGCCGCGTTTGAAACCGAATTTCACGACACGATTTCGCCGGAGCGTCGCACCTACGCGATCCCAGCGGAATGGACGCGTGAAATGCAAATTCAAAAGTGGGGATTCCATGGTTCCAGCCACCGCTTCATTGCCGAACGTGCCGCCGAAGTCTTGGGTCGCGACGACGCTAAGATCATCTCGTGTCACCTGGGCGGAAGCAGTTCGCTGACCGCGATCGATTCCGGCCAGAGCATCATGACCTCGATGGGCATGACACCTCAAACCGGCGTCCCGCAAAACAACCGTGTGGGCGATTTCGACGCTTTCGCGATCCCCTTGATCATGCAGCGAACCGGCCAATCGCTGGAAGAAGTCCTGCAAACACTCGCCAGCCAAGGTGGGCTGAAAGGTCTCTCCGGCGGCATGGCCGATTTGCGAGACATCGAGTCGGCCGCCGACGCAGGCAACGCTGACGCGAAGCTTGCACTGGGTGTTTACACCGAAGAGATTCGCCGTCACCTCGGCGGAATGATGGTCGCACTGGGTCGCTTGGACGCGATCGTGTTCACCGGAGGCATTGGTGAAAACAGCGACGTGGTCCGGGCCGCCGTTTGTGCTGGTCTGGAAGGTTTTGGCATCGAACTGGATGCCTCCAAGAATGACGGGATGCGTGGAGAAGGAAGCCTGCACACCGAGTCCAGCAAAACTCAGATTTTGGTTTTGCCCACCGACGAAGAATGGATTGTCGCCAAGCGAAGCCTCCGCGCTCTCGCCGCCCAGTAGGCCAGGTCCCGCCTGGCTTGATTCAAACGCACTCCAACACATCACTTCAACCCACCACTCCCATGTTCTTAGCCCGCGTCACCGGATCGGTCGTTTGCACCCAAAAGGTTGCATCCATGACCGGTCACAAGTTGTTGATTGTCGAGCCCTATCGGCTCGATGAGAAAACGCGTGCAAAGCTTACTTCAACGGGACGCACTTTCATCGCGGTCGACACGTTGGGCGCAGGCGAAGGTGAGTTGGTGTTGGTGTGCCAAGGCAGCAGCGCTCGACTGACCCCCGAAACCAAAACACTTCCCATCGACGCGGTCGTCATCGGCTTGGTCGATTCCGTTCACGTGGATGCCAAAGAGGTGAAAGCCAGCACCTAACCCGTGCCCACGCTTTCCCGTTCCACTCCATCCCCCCTGACTCATCTCTCATCATGCAACTCGACGAAAACACCATTCGCAGCGTGGTCGCACAAGTCCTCGCCGAAGTCGGCCCGATGCCTAGCGTGTCCGGCTCAGCCAGCGTTCACGAAGGTCGCCATGGCATCTTCGGCAACGCTTCGGATGCGGTCACCGCGGCCCGTCATGCATTCGAGCAGCTTCGCCAACGTCCGATGGAAGATCGCAAACGCGTCATCGACATCATTCGCAAAATCAGCATTGAAAACTGCGAAGAGCTTGGCCTGATGGAAATGCGGGAAACCGGCATCGGTCGCCCCGAACATAAAATCGAAAAACTGCGGGCCCTCGGCGAACTGTCGCCGGGCACCGAATTCCTGCAAACCAAAGCCTTCTCCGGTGACCACGGACTGGCGATCATCGAGCGAGCCCCATTTGGAGTCATCGCAGCGATCACCCCCGTTACCCACAGCCTGCCCACGATCACCGGCAACGCCGTCAGCATGATCGCCGGCGGGAACGCGGTTGTCGTCAACCCGCACCCCTCGGGGCGTCTGGTTGCCGTCGAAGGTGTTCGTCGCTTCAACGAAGAAATCGCTCGGGAAGTTGGCATCGACAATCTGATCTGCGTGATCGCCGAACCCACGCTCGAAAGTGCGGCGGAGTTGTTTGGGCACCGCGACGTGGCCTTGATCTGCGTCACCGGTGGTCCCGCCGTTGGACGCGCCGCTCTGAACAGTGGCAAACGAGCCATTGTCGCCGGCCCCGGCAACCCACCCGTCGTCGTCGACGAAACCGCCGACCTGGACAACGCCGCTCGCTGCATCATTCAAGGTGGTGCTTATGACAACAACCTGTTGTGCATCGCTGAAAAAGAAGTCTTCGTCGTGGAATCCGTGTTCGACGACATGCTGGCCGCCATGCGACGCGCCGGAGCCGTCCAGCTCGACCAAGCTCAAATCGCGAAACTCGCGTCGGTTGCGATCACCCAAGTCGGCGACGACAACCACGACGCCGCCGCGAAGGATTACATCGGCAAAGACGCGTCCGTTTTGGCTGCCGCTGCTGGCGTGAAGGTTCCCGAATCGTGCGAATTGATCTTCGGCGAAACCGATGAACATCACCCGTTCGTGAGCGTCGAACAGATGATGCCGTTCATCCCGTTTGTCCGAGCACGCGACGTCGATCACGCGATCTCGATGGCCAAGCACTACGAGCACGGCTTCCGACACACCGCGATCATTCACTCGCGCAACGTTCACAACATGACCAAGATGGGCAAGGAACTGGACACGACCTTGTACGTCAAGAACGGACCTTGCATGGCAGCCCTGGGACTCGGCGGGGAAGGCTACCTGTCGTTCTCCATTGCGGGCCCCACCGGCGAAGGCGTCACGACCCCCGACACGTTCACTCGCGAACGACGCTGCAGCATGATTGACGAATTGCGAGTGGTCTGAGCATGCAACCCGCACGCGTCATCGGTCACACCCGCGCGACCGTCAAACACGAATCCCTGCAAGGCCAACGTCTCGTCATCGCCCAACCCACCGGCGTTGACGAGAAACCGGACGGAGCACCGTTGCTCGTGTTGGACGAACTGGGCTGCCGAGTCGGTGACCGTGTGATGTTGACCAGTGAAACCGGCCCCATCCGCGAGATGACCGGATCGGAAAGTTGCCCTGCTCGCTGGAGTGTGATGGGCCTGATCGACGAACCGACGACGACGAAGAAGAAATCCAAGACGAAGTGATGTGGCATGGGC includes these proteins:
- a CDS encoding GTPase-activating protein, whose product is MSEKRQRLAALLIATSLSTSSCLATVAVQADELQFGAPTLAVPAESFGVIDDASDRDAIEPRVAGSAVVVRENSDPSRSHLQFREQNGPWNSQSGPIGSAIQLLPPQLAPSSPVEAPVFLGNADAHGTEQIVQTPRMVTREDARLNGVRKTWEPKGPLFTQTEPSMILRGPESAEAELERPTREQLADNVPDSFDPTKMPSEFDSRPTRSVSDRNADATWDGQPNPNATQWNARRNVSQVSPLRDPVPSTTMAPIGSGALPQRTVPAIQPPALPPANAESLPSLPALNAPSFLGSEMDEDVSDLPQKVDELTSKIEELTQQLQALKSSQPELVEPTVVPAEPAQEAPANVIPPSIPKTRSAIDSLPEMKPTEPHKELPSLKDAGTTTTRETIGSGLQSKELSLETPPSLTPPKSALKPKSLESKLESVEKEKDDTERRLNESIAEQLRREEARDRSQIKEREDRMSLESASPRRVNERQEGIFDEKDSDELSRVPLQAVERDRLMPLEDAPAGSVSLRDIRGNDLGEADLEDLYAGELDRDDEPLDASAQQRLSLAQLDATGRPKTHSGKGAAANLSTGVMRMQQPIVQCLQHYYGRREQADGRSNWGMMHAVMVFGPDTRLIARGRDYSTIAWMAGNNVCRGQRLMEIEGGKIKAREGVGLQGHQAQWLAVLAMVGVPSDYPLYVDGQKFSVADLVKSEAAACEEGQELTFSLIGLSHYLDTETTWVGADGERWDFSRLIAAELDQPVVGSACGGTHRLMGFAHALRKRRLEGQPIDGQWARAEQFLDDFVDYTLRLQNRDGSMSTDWFESRQDNGDLDRKVQTTGHMVEFLLTHLPDEKLLEPEVLRSVTFLLNSMLKGRNNDWSIGPKGHALRSLALFHQRVYGEPAPLANPRSVARQRQPNRRSR
- a CDS encoding DMT family transporter, whose protein sequence is MSSDSSFDQNEFAGKEVNAKIQAAWWRRLGEGMISPGIGFGIVAGIASAVLYTLANISLRNAISVDPFIVSMFKAAPTVLVLTPYLAAVKASGRPIATSRQWIPIFIPIALIGQVIGNGAFQVALGSIGLAASVPITLGSLLIGSAILGRLLLREPVRPRTLVSIGTLIIAVIVLSQSRGVDPVEWQSSSEVLPNQPVDWLHSPIVGAVGAMASGLAYAVFSTSMRFTMKRGMLASMAMWISGVSGTVALAGIVAVRTGWSPIADIPAPMWQSMIWAGIFNFTAFVAISTALKVLPVVAVHLINASQVAMASLAGVIVFEEPVTKLLVIGISLTLAGLTILATRRRPTPVSPPTFQSTFRSE
- a CDS encoding DeoR/GlpR family DNA-binding transcription regulator, whose amino-acid sequence is MTTDKRRDRLRDLVQDRGFAALGELASQLSVSESTIRRDLEMLEEAGLARRTHGGVYWTGDSDTISVFESRNDDSWAAKQSIGRAASELIADHDTILLDGGSTVYELARLIVHRPLQVVTNSLPVAHLLSTSDSIDLVMIGGCVRGRTSVTIGPLADSQLANIHVTTAFLSVAGVSPRGLFNSDMMLVESEKAMLASAERGIVLADHSKFGKTSLSRICELHQIDTVVTDAGLDSDAKAWLESAGVQLRLAPSPLTPSPLDQSPPKTSAAAPAAPTSNTSPTHSLNNANLT
- the pduL gene encoding phosphate propanoyltransferase, with the protein product MSLAVDRSRIESLVRNAIRQSGLASPAPSIASAGQQPLGWVDGKPNLRVSISARHCHLTDEHVEILFGRGSVLEPDKDLYQDGFYAAKQTVMVVGPRKRMLPSVRVLGPTRGASQVELALTDSISLGINAPVRHSGKIDGTPGCVLVGPAGSVQLEQGVIRAARHVHMNFADAEFYGVSNGDMMQLSVRSPDCSVSFEDVLVRADKAAKLEVHIDTDEGNACNLDAATSVELKKSGCACQH
- a CDS encoding BMC domain-containing protein, yielding MAKISEALGMIETKGFVSAVEATDAMMKAANVQFLGWDKIGAGLATVFVTGDVAAVKAATDAGAAAAGRVGEVVSVQVIPRPHGDLEKILKLPSTSKK
- a CDS encoding BMC domain-containing protein — its product is MNDAIGLIETKGLLPLVEATDAMAKAANVAVVKRVDLGGGLVTTVVSGDVGSVRAAVEAGSAAAAQVGELVSSHVIARPAEGLMNAYFN
- a CDS encoding acetate/propionate family kinase, with product MLILVANLGSTSFKYKLLDMSGDFESANASPDSRVLARGAVDRIGEPISQCEVIVTRSHQGETFREETQMPVPDHGVAVQACLDQLTHPENGCLKEANEVAAIGFKAVHGGRKSGTFVVDDEVLEAMDEMSAAAPAHNPPYIAAMKLLRQRFPELPLVAAFETEFHDTISPERRTYAIPAEWTREMQIQKWGFHGSSHRFIAERAAEVLGRDDAKIISCHLGGSSSLTAIDSGQSIMTSMGMTPQTGVPQNNRVGDFDAFAIPLIMQRTGQSLEEVLQTLASQGGLKGLSGGMADLRDIESAADAGNADAKLALGVYTEEIRRHLGGMMVALGRLDAIVFTGGIGENSDVVRAAVCAGLEGFGIELDASKNDGMRGEGSLHTESSKTQILVLPTDEEWIVAKRSLRALAAQ
- a CDS encoding EutN/CcmL family microcompartment protein, with translation MFLARVTGSVVCTQKVASMTGHKLLIVEPYRLDEKTRAKLTSTGRTFIAVDTLGAGEGELVLVCQGSSARLTPETKTLPIDAVVIGLVDSVHVDAKEVKAST
- a CDS encoding aldehyde dehydrogenase family protein, which translates into the protein MQLDENTIRSVVAQVLAEVGPMPSVSGSASVHEGRHGIFGNASDAVTAARHAFEQLRQRPMEDRKRVIDIIRKISIENCEELGLMEMRETGIGRPEHKIEKLRALGELSPGTEFLQTKAFSGDHGLAIIERAPFGVIAAITPVTHSLPTITGNAVSMIAGGNAVVVNPHPSGRLVAVEGVRRFNEEIAREVGIDNLICVIAEPTLESAAELFGHRDVALICVTGGPAVGRAALNSGKRAIVAGPGNPPVVVDETADLDNAARCIIQGGAYDNNLLCIAEKEVFVVESVFDDMLAAMRRAGAVQLDQAQIAKLASVAITQVGDDNHDAAAKDYIGKDASVLAAAAGVKVPESCELIFGETDEHHPFVSVEQMMPFIPFVRARDVDHAISMAKHYEHGFRHTAIIHSRNVHNMTKMGKELDTTLYVKNGPCMAALGLGGEGYLSFSIAGPTGEGVTTPDTFTRERRCSMIDELRVV
- a CDS encoding EutN/CcmL family microcompartment protein, which produces MQPARVIGHTRATVKHESLQGQRLVIAQPTGVDEKPDGAPLLVLDELGCRVGDRVMLTSETGPIREMTGSESCPARWSVMGLIDEPTTTKKKSKTK